A single genomic interval of uncultured Desulfobulbus sp. harbors:
- a CDS encoding ABC transporter permease: MLPRFRISKRPQPLGWPSFFIVPAAISLSLGLSLVLLKLSGISPLAALTSLVQGAFGATWALEDCLIKAIPLFLCSLGVAIAFRLQIWNIGAEGQFALGAIGATWVALSLPGLPAWALLPLMVLMACLAGGAWGLIPALLRQKLGTNEIIVTLMLNYVAILLLEFLVYGVWRDSSGFPMTAAFVPAAILGKIGDSNVHWGLVHCLVLGFLIWAFLHYSRWGYELRICGENVRAARYAGLPYDRLVVLVMVLSGALAGWAGFLEASASLNRLQPSIMVGYGYTAIVVAWLARLSPLNIGIASFLLAALRVGCENLQLDLQVPAAFGSIVEGLILLTVLAGGFFQSSRITKERGA; the protein is encoded by the coding sequence ATGCTGCCACGCTTTCGCATCAGCAAACGGCCGCAGCCCTTGGGGTGGCCGTCGTTTTTTATCGTCCCGGCGGCCATTTCCCTGTCGCTGGGGCTGAGCCTTGTATTGCTCAAGCTTTCCGGGATTTCACCGCTGGCTGCTTTGACCAGCCTGGTTCAGGGAGCCTTTGGTGCGACCTGGGCCCTGGAGGACTGCCTGATCAAGGCCATCCCGCTCTTTCTCTGCAGCCTGGGGGTGGCGATCGCCTTTCGTCTGCAGATCTGGAATATCGGCGCAGAGGGACAGTTTGCCCTGGGCGCAATCGGCGCCACCTGGGTTGCCCTGTCCCTGCCGGGGCTGCCCGCCTGGGCGCTCCTGCCGCTGATGGTGCTCATGGCCTGCCTCGCCGGGGGGGCCTGGGGACTGATCCCTGCCTTGCTCAGGCAAAAGCTCGGCACCAACGAGATCATCGTCACCCTGATGCTCAACTATGTGGCCATTCTCCTGTTGGAATTTCTCGTCTACGGTGTCTGGCGCGACAGTTCCGGTTTTCCCATGACCGCGGCCTTTGTGCCGGCGGCCATTCTCGGCAAGATCGGCGACAGCAATGTCCATTGGGGCCTGGTCCATTGCCTGGTGCTCGGATTTTTGATCTGGGCCTTTCTCCACTATAGCCGCTGGGGCTATGAACTGCGCATCTGCGGCGAAAACGTGCGTGCCGCCCGCTATGCCGGGCTCCCCTACGACCGGCTGGTTGTCCTGGTGATGGTCCTCAGCGGAGCGCTGGCCGGATGGGCCGGGTTTCTCGAGGCCTCGGCCTCGCTCAACCGATTGCAGCCCTCGATCATGGTCGGCTACGGCTACACCGCCATCGTCGTCGCCTGGCTGGCCCGGTTGAGTCCGCTGAACATCGGCATCGCCTCCTTCCTGCTCGCAGCGCTCCGAGTTGGCTGCGAGAATCTCCAGCTCGACCTCCAGGTGCCGGCGGCCTTCGGCTCCATTGTCGAGGGGCTGATCCTGCTGACGGTCCTGGCCGGCGGTTTTTTCCAGTCCTCTCGCATCACCAAAGAGAGGGGCGCATGA
- a CDS encoding isoamylase early set domain-containing protein, translated as MLKKNYSKTGTVCRVTFKYENEDQATSAVLAGEFNDWSLTETPMKQLKDGSFSVTLSLPTGQNYRFRYVLDGNVWVNDDNADGYAPNEFGEANSVLTL; from the coding sequence ATGCTGAAGAAAAATTATTCCAAAACCGGTACGGTTTGTCGCGTCACCTTTAAATACGAAAACGAGGACCAGGCAACCAGCGCCGTTTTGGCGGGGGAGTTCAACGACTGGTCACTGACCGAAACGCCAATGAAGCAGCTCAAGGACGGCAGTTTTTCCGTGACCCTGTCCCTGCCTACAGGCCAAAATTACCGATTTCGTTATGTCCTTGACGGCAACGTCTGGGTCAATGACGATAACGCAGACGGGTATGCCCCCAATGAGTTCGGTGAAGCCAATTCCGTACTGACGCTTTGA
- a CDS encoding gamma carbonic anhydrase family protein: protein MILPYRDYQPQVGKGGWVAPNATLIGDAVLGEDVSLWFGVIVRGDVHRIRIGARTNIQDLCLLHITQHVGEERDDADGHPTIIGSECTVGHRVILHGCTVGDLCLIGMGAIILDGAEIGRESIVGAGSVVTPGKKFPPRSLIMGTPAKVVREVSEAQVQEMQASWRRYVALKNEYYQAKLGDCF from the coding sequence ATGATACTGCCATACCGTGATTATCAACCGCAGGTCGGCAAAGGCGGCTGGGTTGCCCCCAATGCCACACTCATCGGCGACGCCGTTCTCGGCGAGGACGTCTCCCTCTGGTTCGGGGTCATTGTCCGCGGCGATGTGCATCGCATTCGCATCGGCGCCCGCACCAATATTCAGGATCTCTGCCTGCTGCATATCACCCAGCATGTCGGAGAGGAACGGGATGACGCCGACGGCCATCCGACAATCATCGGCAGCGAATGTACCGTGGGCCATAGGGTGATTCTCCATGGATGTACCGTGGGCGACCTGTGCCTGATCGGCATGGGCGCGATCATCCTGGACGGCGCGGAAATCGGGCGTGAATCCATTGTCGGTGCCGGATCGGTGGTCACGCCGGGGAAAAAATTCCCGCCACGCTCCCTGATCATGGGTACCCCTGCCAAGGTGGTCCGCGAGGTCAGCGAAGCCCAGGTCCAGGAGATGCAGGCCTCGTGGCGGCGTTATGTGGCCCTGAAAAACGAATACTATCAGGCAAAGCTCGGCGACTGCTTCTAA
- a CDS encoding BMP family ABC transporter substrate-binding protein encodes MRLLTLVTLFVTCCSLGLAQGADKAIKVGFVYVSPVGDAGWSKAHDVARKALDALPGVTTAFVEGIAEGPDSERAIQTMARKKYDLIFATSFGYMDSMLKVAAKFPQTTFMHCAGFKTAANMGNYFGRIYQPRYLSGMVAGSMTKSKILGYVAAYPIPEVIRGINAFTLGAQAVNPEVTVRVVWTKTWYDPAKEKEAAQSLLDVGADVIAQHQDSPGPQEAAQEKGVYSIGYNTDMSSFAPKSHLTAPIWNWTPYYTRIVHQVQDGTWKASSDWPGMAEEVVDLAPLGPMVPQEVRDRVMAAKAAIINGSQKVFVGPIKDQQGKLRYTDQVVVPDQDLLGMNWFVQGVIGTTE; translated from the coding sequence ATGCGTCTTCTCACCCTTGTTACCCTGTTCGTCACCTGTTGCAGCCTCGGACTGGCCCAGGGCGCCGACAAGGCCATCAAGGTCGGTTTTGTCTATGTTTCTCCGGTGGGCGATGCCGGCTGGTCAAAGGCCCATGACGTGGCCCGCAAAGCCCTTGATGCCCTGCCCGGGGTCACCACCGCCTTTGTCGAGGGCATTGCCGAAGGACCGGATTCGGAAAGGGCCATCCAGACCATGGCCCGAAAAAAGTACGACCTGATCTTTGCCACCAGTTTCGGCTACATGGATTCCATGCTCAAAGTCGCGGCCAAATTTCCCCAGACCACGTTCATGCACTGCGCCGGGTTCAAGACCGCTGCCAACATGGGCAACTATTTCGGCCGGATCTACCAGCCGCGCTACCTCTCGGGCATGGTTGCCGGTTCGATGACCAAGTCCAAAATACTGGGCTATGTGGCGGCCTATCCCATTCCGGAGGTCATCCGCGGCATCAACGCCTTCACCCTGGGCGCCCAGGCGGTCAACCCCGAGGTCACCGTCCGCGTCGTCTGGACCAAGACCTGGTATGACCCGGCCAAGGAAAAAGAGGCGGCCCAGTCGCTTCTGGATGTGGGGGCCGATGTCATTGCCCAGCATCAGGATTCCCCGGGTCCCCAGGAAGCAGCCCAGGAAAAGGGCGTCTATTCCATCGGCTACAACACCGACATGAGCAGCTTTGCTCCCAAATCGCACCTGACCGCACCTATCTGGAACTGGACACCCTACTACACCAGGATTGTCCACCAGGTCCAGGACGGGACCTGGAAGGCGAGTTCGGACTGGCCGGGCATGGCCGAAGAGGTGGTCGATCTCGCGCCCTTGGGCCCCATGGTGCCGCAGGAGGTCCGTGATCGGGTCATGGCCGCCAAGGCCGCCATTATCAACGGCAGCCAAAAGGTTTTTGTCGGGCCGATCAAGGATCAGCAGGGCAAGCTGCGCTACACGGACCAGGTGGTTGTCCCGGATCAGGACCTGCTCGGCATGAACTGGTTCGTTCAGGGCGTGATCGGCACCACCGAATAA
- a CDS encoding ABC transporter ATP-binding protein — MNSSTEAIIRLEGIGKSFGEVRANRNISLSMQRGSILALLGENGAGKSTLMSILAGQLQPDSGRILLNGEPTLLSSTEAAIKCGIGMVYQHFKLVEAMSVAENVLLGQSGGFWIKPKRMQRQVAELISQYGMSIRPEALVAELSMGEKQQVEILRLLYRQSDILIFDEPTAVLTPLESEHLFTAMRRMRDRGKALVFISHKLEEVLAVADRIAILKQGEVIDQMAVHEIASTAELAQRMVGRPVLLTVERKWIEPRQTVLQVDNLSGDGLTSVYLELRQGEVFGLVGVAGNGQKQLVETICGLRRPGEGTVRLLGKAWAEFFRDRDPDRVLSYIPEDRQGLATCPELDLLDNFLLTTREDFYRGPWLRRSRARTKAQELMRTFDIRPADLRSQARQLSGGNLQKLVLAREFSRKPWLIVAEQPTQGLDIAAAEDVWQLLMEAREQAGILLVTGDLAEALALSDRIGVMFGGALLGIIERDDEQGIENIAQLMAGLTSPAVDNDQAEEGL, encoded by the coding sequence GTGAACAGCAGCACCGAGGCCATCATCCGCCTGGAGGGGATCGGCAAGAGCTTCGGCGAGGTCCGGGCCAACCGCAACATTTCACTTTCCATGCAGCGCGGCTCGATTCTCGCCCTGCTCGGGGAAAACGGTGCCGGGAAATCGACCCTGATGTCGATCCTGGCCGGGCAGCTCCAACCCGACAGCGGCCGCATCTTGCTCAACGGAGAGCCGACGCTGCTTTCTTCCACTGAGGCAGCGATCAAGTGCGGCATCGGCATGGTTTACCAGCATTTCAAGCTGGTCGAGGCGATGAGTGTGGCCGAAAACGTCCTGCTCGGTCAAAGCGGCGGGTTCTGGATCAAGCCCAAACGGATGCAGCGGCAGGTCGCGGAGTTGATCAGCCAGTACGGCATGAGCATCCGCCCGGAGGCCCTGGTGGCGGAGCTCTCCATGGGGGAAAAGCAGCAGGTTGAGATTTTGCGCCTCTTGTATCGGCAGAGCGACATCCTTATCTTTGATGAACCGACCGCGGTGCTGACACCGCTCGAGTCGGAGCATCTCTTTACAGCGATGCGGCGGATGCGGGATAGGGGCAAGGCCCTGGTTTTCATCAGCCACAAACTCGAAGAGGTCCTGGCCGTGGCCGATCGGATCGCCATTCTCAAGCAGGGCGAGGTGATCGACCAGATGGCGGTGCACGAGATTGCCTCAACGGCGGAGTTGGCCCAACGCATGGTCGGACGCCCGGTGCTCCTGACGGTTGAGCGGAAATGGATTGAGCCGAGGCAGACGGTGCTCCAGGTGGACAATCTCTCTGGCGACGGGCTTACCTCAGTCTACCTGGAACTGCGCCAGGGCGAAGTTTTCGGCCTGGTGGGGGTGGCGGGCAACGGCCAAAAACAGCTGGTGGAAACCATCTGCGGCCTGCGTCGGCCCGGGGAGGGGACAGTTCGCCTCCTGGGCAAAGCATGGGCGGAATTTTTCCGTGACAGGGATCCGGACCGGGTGCTCAGTTACATCCCCGAGGATCGTCAGGGGTTGGCCACCTGTCCGGAGCTTGATCTGCTGGACAACTTTCTGCTCACCACCCGGGAAGATTTTTACCGCGGCCCCTGGCTCCGGCGCAGCAGGGCACGCACCAAGGCGCAGGAACTGATGCGCACCTTCGACATTCGTCCAGCCGATCTCCGCTCCCAGGCCCGGCAGCTTTCCGGCGGCAACCTGCAGAAGCTGGTGCTCGCCCGAGAGTTTTCCCGCAAACCGTGGCTGATCGTGGCCGAACAGCCTACCCAGGGACTGGACATTGCCGCGGCAGAGGATGTTTGGCAGCTGCTGATGGAGGCACGGGAACAGGCCGGTATCCTGCTTGTGACCGGGGATCTTGCCGAGGCGCTGGCCCTCTCCGATAGAATCGGGGTCATGTTCGGAGGTGCCCTGCTCGGCATCATCGAACGCGACGACGAACAAGGCATAGAAAACATAGCGCAACTGATGGCCGGGCTCACCAGCCCCGCCGTCGACAACGATCAAGCAGAGGAGGGATTATGA
- a CDS encoding ATP-binding cassette domain-containing protein, translated as MLNICHFNTQGLAIENFTATSGELWCLVGGNDSGLAAFIDLVSDAAMQALWFDRPELVGLLSFKQQQAIFEAELQKDDTDFLDRLDPGTPARDFLTDIDRYRDQIGLFQLEDLLDRGYRQLSSGQARKLCLLQQITAGVRFLVLENPYEGLDQGSCRELDRVLGRLREQGLAIVVLVSNSVDIPGTATHLGLFAEHSLVMQGCVEEVREEVLAALARQIPLFQVSVDELKRAQSAERGGSGDNLIRLRGGFAHYGEIEVFTGLDLTIDRGDHTLITGPNGCGKSTLLQMLTGDHPLCYVNDLTMFGRKRGSGESIWELKRQMGIVSADLHRNHRVAGSALAIVLSGLFDTIGLYDTPSPAAQQRGRHLLDQLGLSAKAGQPFRRLSYGEQRLLLLARALIKAPQLLILDEPTQGLDEGNRRALLDFLAQVATKQLATIVYVSHREDEYRSFFKQQIRFQKT; from the coding sequence ATGCTCAACATCTGTCATTTCAACACCCAGGGATTGGCCATCGAGAACTTCACTGCCACAAGTGGCGAGCTCTGGTGCCTTGTGGGCGGCAATGATTCCGGTCTTGCCGCCTTTATCGATCTTGTCAGCGATGCCGCGATGCAGGCCCTCTGGTTTGACCGGCCGGAGCTTGTCGGCCTGCTTTCCTTCAAACAGCAGCAGGCGATTTTTGAGGCCGAGCTGCAAAAAGATGATACCGATTTCCTTGACCGACTCGATCCCGGTACGCCTGCCCGCGACTTTCTCACCGATATCGACCGCTACCGGGATCAGATTGGACTCTTTCAGCTGGAGGACCTGCTCGACCGCGGCTATCGCCAGCTGAGCTCAGGCCAGGCGCGCAAACTCTGCCTCCTGCAGCAGATCACCGCTGGCGTCCGCTTTCTCGTCCTGGAAAATCCCTATGAGGGCCTTGATCAGGGCAGCTGCCGCGAACTGGACCGGGTCCTGGGCCGCCTGCGCGAGCAGGGCCTGGCCATTGTCGTGCTGGTCAGCAACTCGGTGGATATTCCCGGCACCGCGACCCACCTGGGCCTCTTTGCCGAGCACAGCCTGGTCATGCAGGGATGCGTCGAGGAGGTCCGCGAAGAGGTCCTTGCCGCCCTGGCCCGGCAAATACCGCTCTTTCAAGTATCGGTGGATGAACTGAAACGGGCACAATCGGCGGAGAGGGGGGGGAGCGGCGACAACCTGATCAGGTTGCGGGGCGGCTTTGCCCACTATGGCGAGATCGAGGTCTTCACCGGGCTTGACCTCACCATCGACCGCGGAGACCATACCCTGATCACCGGCCCCAACGGCTGCGGCAAATCGACCCTGCTGCAGATGCTCACCGGTGATCATCCGCTCTGCTACGTCAACGATCTCACCATGTTCGGCAGAAAGCGGGGCAGCGGTGAATCGATCTGGGAGTTGAAGCGGCAGATGGGCATCGTCAGTGCCGATCTGCACCGCAACCACCGGGTTGCCGGCAGTGCCCTGGCCATCGTTCTCTCCGGCCTGTTTGACACCATCGGCCTCTACGATACCCCCAGCCCGGCAGCGCAGCAGCGGGGGCGCCATCTTCTGGACCAGTTGGGTCTCTCGGCAAAGGCGGGGCAGCCTTTCCGCCGCCTGAGCTACGGCGAACAGCGGCTGCTGCTTCTGGCCCGGGCCCTGATCAAGGCACCGCAGCTGCTGATCCTGGACGAACCCACCCAGGGACTGGACGAGGGCAACCGGCGGGCCCTGCTTGACTTTCTGGCCCAGGTCGCTACGAAGCAACTCGCCACCATCGTCTATGTGAGCCACCGGGAGGATGAATACCGGAGCTTTTTCAAGCAGCAGATCCGTTTCCAAAAAACTTGA
- a CDS encoding ABC transporter permease: MNAELISPLLAAAVVAGTPLIFATLGAILTDKSGVLNLGVEGIMLLGCLGAFLAAKLSGSPLLGFVAGGLVGMVAASLHGVVCLIFRGNQVVSGLALTLFGSGLANYLGNGCVGQAAPGFHDLPLPVLAQIPFVGPIFFSHDPLVYLSYLLPLLLGLLLSGTRIGLNLRAVGEFPQAAIAVGLNAARYRWLGILGGGCLMGLGGAYLSLASTHLWTNNLTAGRGWIAVALVIFASWRPGRALLGAYLFGGIMALQLRIQATGTTIPSSLLLMLPYLLTVAVLVVSSIGRGRHKPPAALGTNIEPPA; this comes from the coding sequence ATGAATGCCGAGCTGATCTCCCCCCTTTTGGCTGCGGCCGTGGTGGCGGGCACACCGCTGATCTTTGCCACCCTGGGCGCGATCCTCACCGATAAATCAGGGGTGCTCAACCTCGGGGTCGAGGGGATCATGCTGCTGGGCTGTTTGGGGGCCTTTCTCGCCGCAAAGCTCAGCGGCAGTCCGTTGCTCGGCTTTGTCGCCGGCGGTCTGGTCGGGATGGTGGCCGCCTCACTGCACGGGGTGGTCTGCCTGATCTTTCGGGGGAATCAGGTAGTCTCCGGCCTGGCCCTGACCCTTTTCGGCAGCGGTTTGGCCAACTATCTGGGCAACGGATGCGTCGGCCAGGCAGCGCCCGGTTTTCATGATCTCCCACTGCCGGTCCTTGCACAGATCCCTTTTGTCGGGCCAATTTTCTTCAGCCACGATCCCCTGGTCTACCTCAGTTACCTGCTGCCGCTGCTGCTCGGGCTGCTCTTGAGCGGAACCCGGATCGGGCTCAACCTGCGCGCCGTGGGAGAATTTCCCCAGGCCGCCATTGCCGTGGGGCTCAATGCTGCCCGCTATCGATGGCTCGGGATTCTCGGAGGCGGTTGCCTCATGGGGCTCGGCGGGGCCTATCTCTCGCTGGCCTCCACCCATCTCTGGACCAACAACCTGACCGCCGGACGCGGCTGGATTGCGGTGGCCCTGGTGATCTTTGCCTCCTGGCGTCCGGGCAGGGCACTTCTTGGGGCCTACCTCTTCGGCGGCATCATGGCGCTGCAGCTGCGCATCCAGGCCACGGGGACCACCATCCCCTCGTCGCTGCTGCTGATGCTGCCCTACCTGCTGACCGTGGCCGTGCTGGTCGTCTCGTCAATTGGCAGGGGCCGGCACAAGCCGCCGGCAGCCCTGGGCACCAATATCGAACCTCCGGCCTGA
- a CDS encoding aldo/keto reductase, whose product MHTFTLNSGDKIPVLGLGTWKSAPGAVAGAVQDAIAAGYRHIDCAPIYGNEAEVGQALGDVFNAGQVTREDLWITSKLWNNAHAPELVEPALRQTLADLGLAYLDLFLIHWPVVFAPGVVFAQKPEEFIPLADQPIIETWRAMEACRDKGLVRNIGVCNFTVRKLESLCEQATVQPAMNQIELHPYLQQQDMLAFCRERNIQLTAYSPLGSGDRPKALKKQDEPTLLDNPVITRIAASNSISPAQVLLAWGIGRGTVVIPKSTNPERIRQNLAAAELSLSDADMAEISGLDLGFRFVDGAFFCSKGSPYTLNHLWDIDFRN is encoded by the coding sequence ATGCACACTTTCACCCTCAACAGCGGCGACAAAATACCAGTTCTCGGCCTGGGGACCTGGAAATCGGCTCCTGGAGCCGTCGCAGGCGCTGTCCAAGATGCCATTGCGGCAGGCTATCGGCACATCGACTGCGCTCCGATCTATGGAAACGAAGCCGAGGTGGGCCAGGCCCTTGGAGATGTCTTCAACGCAGGCCAAGTTACCCGCGAGGATCTGTGGATCACCTCAAAGCTGTGGAACAATGCACATGCACCGGAACTGGTGGAGCCGGCCCTGCGGCAAACCCTAGCCGATTTGGGCCTGGCCTACCTTGACCTCTTTCTCATCCACTGGCCGGTGGTCTTTGCCCCGGGCGTTGTCTTTGCGCAGAAACCCGAAGAGTTCATTCCCCTGGCCGATCAGCCGATCATCGAGACCTGGCGAGCCATGGAGGCCTGCAGGGACAAGGGGCTGGTGCGCAACATCGGCGTCTGCAACTTCACCGTGCGAAAACTCGAGTCCCTCTGCGAGCAGGCCACGGTGCAACCGGCCATGAATCAGATCGAGCTCCACCCCTATCTGCAGCAACAGGACATGCTCGCCTTCTGCCGTGAGCGGAACATCCAGCTCACCGCCTACTCGCCGCTGGGCTCCGGTGATCGTCCCAAGGCCCTGAAAAAACAGGATGAACCCACCCTGCTCGACAACCCGGTGATTACCAGGATTGCGGCGAGCAACAGCATCAGCCCGGCGCAGGTGCTGCTCGCCTGGGGCATCGGCCGCGGCACTGTGGTCATTCCGAAATCGACCAACCCCGAGCGGATTCGTCAGAACCTGGCCGCTGCGGAACTCAGCCTCAGCGATGCGGATATGGCCGAGATTAGCGGTCTTGACCTTGGCTTTCGCTTTGTCGACGGGGCCTTCTTCTGCTCCAAGGGCTCGCCCTATACCCTCAACCATCTCTGGGACATTGATTTCCGCAACTGA
- the gpt gene encoding xanthine phosphoribosyltransferase: MASHSNYNKTYPISWEQLHRDAKALAWRLLGLGSFKGIIAITRGGLVPAAIVARELNIHLIDTICISSYDWKEKKGEAEVLKGFAGDGEGWLLLDDLVDTGRTAKIVKEMIPKAHFATIYAKPAGRMEVDTFITEVSQDTWILFPWDAESQFVHPLVNGR; this comes from the coding sequence ATGGCCAGTCATTCCAACTACAACAAAACCTATCCGATCTCTTGGGAGCAGCTGCATCGCGACGCCAAGGCCCTGGCCTGGCGGCTGCTGGGCCTGGGCTCGTTCAAGGGCATCATCGCCATCACCCGCGGCGGCCTAGTGCCGGCCGCCATCGTCGCCCGGGAGTTGAACATCCACCTCATTGATACGATCTGTATCTCCAGCTACGACTGGAAGGAGAAAAAGGGCGAGGCGGAAGTCCTCAAAGGATTTGCCGGAGACGGTGAGGGCTGGCTGCTGCTCGACGACCTGGTCGATACCGGCCGCACCGCCAAGATCGTCAAAGAGATGATTCCCAAGGCCCATTTTGCCACCATTTACGCAAAACCGGCCGGTCGGATGGAGGTGGACACCTTCATCACCGAGGTCAGCCAGGACACCTGGATTCTCTTTCCCTGGGATGCTGAATCCCAATTTGTCCACCCCCTGGTCAATGGACGGTAA
- a CDS encoding diguanylate cyclase, with the protein MIQDKQTKASCNRSQVKGYDEAMKVKSNPQVHLDQRPKAKPQTVMVVDDSFTMRAIIQRELEASGYAVLTSSDGMEALAVLRWLEEPPDLITLDIDMPRMNGFACCEQLRAWEEDGIIGRAGAPLPVLFVSANDTFENRSRGFHLGSLEFISKPFSPGDITAAVNKVLCPQSTYSGMTALVVDDNIGLRRMVGACLERVGIRIIEAENGLQAYELIKENLVQTDICIVDYDMPVMRGDEFIHLTRQFPAAEHLPMLSLSSAGETQAVLRMFRAGASDYLVKPFIAEELLARVQVHLQLRRHMKHLEEMNRNLYDKAVNDSLTGLRNKRFFQEAFEEMFARTLRSKSDISCLFFDLDYFKKVNDTCGHAFGDYVLQAIGQLVKANIRVGDLAARFGGEEFVVVLPYTGREQALAAAEKIRSTVEAYHFSDQGRHWPVTVSIGVSSLVADHPPSADSLLQLADQALYLAKGGGRNRVECHTL; encoded by the coding sequence ATGATTCAAGATAAGCAGACAAAGGCAAGCTGCAACCGATCTCAGGTGAAAGGGTACGACGAGGCAATGAAAGTAAAATCCAACCCCCAAGTCCATCTCGACCAACGGCCGAAAGCAAAACCGCAAACCGTCATGGTGGTGGATGACAGTTTCACCATGCGGGCCATCATTCAAAGAGAGTTGGAGGCGTCCGGTTATGCGGTGCTCACCTCAAGTGATGGCATGGAAGCATTGGCCGTCCTGAGGTGGCTTGAGGAACCTCCCGATCTGATCACCCTGGATATCGATATGCCGCGGATGAACGGCTTTGCCTGTTGCGAGCAGCTGCGTGCCTGGGAGGAGGATGGGATTATCGGCAGGGCCGGAGCCCCTCTTCCCGTCCTTTTTGTCAGTGCCAACGACACCTTTGAAAATCGTAGCCGCGGGTTTCACCTCGGGAGCCTCGAATTTATTTCAAAACCCTTTTCTCCGGGTGATATCACCGCCGCGGTCAACAAGGTCCTCTGCCCACAATCCACCTATTCCGGCATGACCGCCCTGGTGGTTGACGATAATATCGGCTTGCGGCGGATGGTCGGCGCCTGCCTGGAGAGGGTCGGCATTCGTATCATCGAAGCGGAAAACGGTCTCCAGGCCTATGAGCTGATCAAGGAAAACCTGGTGCAGACCGATATCTGCATTGTCGATTACGACATGCCGGTCATGCGCGGTGACGAGTTTATTCACCTGACCCGTCAGTTCCCTGCGGCCGAACACCTGCCCATGCTCTCGTTAAGCAGTGCCGGAGAAACCCAGGCGGTGTTGCGTATGTTCCGTGCCGGTGCTAGCGATTATCTGGTCAAGCCTTTCATTGCCGAGGAACTGCTTGCCCGGGTCCAGGTGCATCTGCAGCTGCGGCGGCATATGAAGCATCTGGAAGAGATGAACCGCAATCTCTATGACAAGGCGGTGAACGATTCCCTGACCGGTCTGCGCAACAAACGGTTTTTCCAGGAGGCCTTTGAAGAGATGTTTGCCCGGACTCTTCGCAGCAAAAGCGATATCAGCTGCCTCTTTTTTGACTTGGACTATTTCAAAAAGGTCAACGACACCTGTGGCCATGCCTTTGGCGATTATGTGTTGCAAGCGATAGGACAGCTGGTCAAGGCCAATATCCGTGTCGGTGATCTGGCGGCCCGCTTCGGCGGCGAGGAGTTTGTGGTGGTGCTGCCCTACACCGGGCGCGAACAGGCGCTGGCTGCCGCGGAGAAGATTCGCTCCACGGTGGAGGCCTATCATTTCAGCGACCAGGGGCGCCACTGGCCGGTCACGGTCAGTATCGGCGTTTCCTCACTGGTGGCAGATCACCCCCCCTCCGCGGACAGCCTGCTGCAACTGGCCGATCAGGCCCTCTATCTCGCCAAGGGCGGTGGCCGAAACCGGGTCGAATGCCATACTCTGTAG